One region of Mycobacterium riyadhense genomic DNA includes:
- a CDS encoding DHA2 family efflux MFS transporter permease subunit, translating to MRQADRPRREPKTIASTHATDGSRLDDDARPVDYPTTLDSRLLMTIVACLMLTVMVTLDTTVVNVAQRTFIDEFSSTQALVAWTSTGYTLSLAAVIPLTGWAANRLGTKRLAIASVLLFTFGSLLCGMASNITQLVAFRALQGLGGGIVIPLQLIILARAAGPARLARVMTISNITALMAPIFGPVLGGWLISSFGWQWIFLINIPMGALALALAVFVLPSNDSLPAESLDVLGMIVLSPGLVLLLYGLSLLPERGTASDPHTWVPITVGVMLTGAFVLHALRRADHALIDLRLLKNRTVAAANGTRFVFAVAFFGSCLLFPAYFQQVLGKTPLQSGLVLIPQSLAAAVTVPIVGRLMETRGPRRVVLGGTAATVVGMGMFVYGMSQEHVHLTVLLAGLATFGAGSACMMVPVSWSAVHTLNSSEVAHGSTLFNVNHTVAASVGAALMSVMLTSRFNASANIAAARQADSIRAEAARRLAPLDPAKLPSQVRLPDFTEHLTNDLSLAYAGVFLIATIVVAATVVPASLLPKRPGGQVELLQVEP from the coding sequence ATGCGCCAGGCGGATCGGCCGCGGCGTGAGCCGAAGACCATTGCCAGCACGCACGCCACGGACGGATCGCGCCTGGACGACGACGCCCGTCCCGTCGACTATCCCACCACGCTGGATTCCAGACTCTTGATGACCATCGTGGCGTGCCTGATGCTCACGGTGATGGTCACCCTGGACACGACGGTCGTCAATGTGGCCCAGCGGACGTTCATCGACGAGTTCTCCTCGACCCAGGCTCTCGTCGCATGGACATCTACCGGCTACACGCTGTCGTTGGCCGCGGTGATTCCGCTCACCGGCTGGGCAGCCAACCGGCTGGGCACCAAACGGCTCGCGATAGCTTCGGTGCTGCTGTTCACCTTCGGATCCTTACTGTGCGGAATGGCATCAAACATCACCCAACTGGTGGCCTTTCGGGCGCTGCAGGGGCTTGGCGGCGGGATAGTCATACCGCTGCAGCTCATCATCCTGGCTCGTGCGGCTGGTCCGGCACGGTTAGCCCGCGTGATGACGATCAGCAATATCACCGCCTTGATGGCCCCGATTTTCGGGCCCGTTCTCGGTGGCTGGTTGATCAGCTCATTTGGCTGGCAGTGGATCTTCTTGATCAACATCCCCATGGGGGCGCTCGCCTTGGCACTGGCGGTATTCGTTCTCCCCAGCAATGATTCATTGCCCGCGGAGTCACTGGACGTCCTCGGCATGATCGTGCTGTCCCCGGGGCTCGTGCTGCTTCTTTATGGGCTGTCACTGTTGCCGGAGCGCGGCACGGCCAGCGATCCGCACACCTGGGTACCGATAACCGTTGGAGTGATGCTGACCGGGGCTTTCGTATTACACGCCCTGCGTCGGGCCGATCATGCGCTGATCGATCTGCGTCTATTGAAGAATCGAACAGTCGCTGCGGCCAACGGCACCAGGTTCGTGTTCGCCGTCGCCTTTTTCGGCAGCTGCCTGCTGTTTCCGGCCTATTTCCAGCAGGTCCTCGGAAAGACACCGTTGCAGTCCGGACTAGTTCTCATACCGCAATCCCTGGCCGCGGCCGTCACCGTGCCGATCGTAGGTCGACTGATGGAAACGCGGGGGCCGCGCCGCGTGGTGTTGGGCGGGACGGCCGCGACCGTCGTGGGCATGGGCATGTTTGTCTACGGCATGAGCCAAGAGCACGTACACCTAACGGTGCTGCTGGCCGGGCTCGCGACGTTCGGCGCCGGCTCCGCCTGCATGATGGTTCCGGTTTCCTGGTCGGCGGTGCACACACTCAATTCCAGCGAGGTAGCGCACGGCTCAACGTTATTCAACGTCAACCACACCGTCGCCGCGTCTGTCGGCGCTGCGTTGATGTCGGTGATGCTCACCAGCAGGTTCAACGCGAGTGCCAACATAGCCGCAGCGAGACAAGCAGATTCGATCCGCGCCGAGGCGGCCCGCCGGCTTGCGCCGCTCGACCCGGCCAAGCTGCCTTCCCAGGTTCGGCTCCCCGACTTCACCGAACACCTCACCAACGACTTGTCACTGGCCTATGCCGGGGTGTTCCTGATCGCCACGATCGTGGTCGCGGCAACCGTGGTACCCGCGTCGTTGCTACCCAAGCGGCCCGGCGGCCAGGTCGAGCTGCTACAGGTTGAGCCGTAA
- a CDS encoding type I polyketide synthase — protein MGHPFLAGGVCLGGERGWLFSGSLSVQTHRWLADYAVADVVLVPGAVFVEMVLAAGARAGVSRVEELVIEAPLLLPEQGAVALQLLIGGPDAEGRCGFEVYSRPEHSVGLAGDGDVGVGWVHHVSGVLVAGVDGGELEGWSLSWPPAEAVAVAGSLYDQPGGVGGFHYGPAFQGVRAVWRRDQELFVEVGLDADLIGEAAGFGVHPALLNAAWHVAPDLWGDQSASGGLPVSFAWGGVSLHARGVSALRVAIGSVEGGGLWLRAVDEFGAPVVSVESLQFRRVDAVALGRVGARRLDWLHEVDWVAVQSPPEGVVPGVAVLDRGGPMELAGEGVRCYPDLGALIAVVGAGGSAPEVVLTAVPIAAAGVGEVRGGLYDTLELIQAWLGEPILVGSRLVVVTQAAVAAVEGEAPDLAGALVDGLLRSAASEHPGRFMLLDLDGSAASWAAVPAAVAQRGEPRLAVRDGVVLAPRLVQVSEQVGDPVAGSVFDPAAAVLITGGTGVLGMALARHVAARYGVGHVVLVSRGGAAAAGVEQLVAELGELGCGVQVVACDVGDREQLAGLVDSVCGEHRLGAVIHVAGVLADGVIESLDRARVEQVLAPKVDGAWHLHELTREMGLSAFVLFSSAAAVLGSAGQANYVAGNAFLDALACYRRGQGLAGVSLGWGLWEQPSLAPWIRRGCSGWGWRGCRPSRVWSCLIWRVRAVSRCWCRRVWMWPRCVAKRGWGCCRRC, from the coding sequence GTGGGGCATCCGTTTTTGGCCGGGGGGGTGTGTTTGGGGGGTGAGCGGGGGTGGTTGTTTAGCGGGAGTTTGTCGGTGCAGACGCATCGGTGGCTGGCTGATTATGCGGTGGCTGATGTGGTGTTGGTGCCGGGTGCGGTGTTTGTGGAGATGGTGTTGGCTGCGGGGGCTAGGGCTGGTGTTTCGCGGGTAGAGGAGTTGGTGATTGAGGCGCCGTTGTTGTTGCCTGAGCAGGGCGCGGTGGCGTTGCAGTTGTTGATCGGTGGCCCGGATGCCGAGGGTCGCTGCGGGTTTGAGGTGTATTCACGTCCGGAGCACTCTGTTGGGCTAGCTGGTGATGGGGATGTGGGGGTGGGGTGGGTTCATCACGTTAGTGGTGTGTTGGTGGCCGGTGTGGATGGTGGGGAGTTAGAGGGGTGGTCTTTGTCGTGGCCGCCGGCGGAGGCGGTTGCTGTGGCTGGTTCGTTGTATGACCAGCCGGGCGGGGTGGGTGGTTTTCATTATGGTCCGGCGTTTCAGGGTGTGCGTGCGGTGTGGCGCCGCGACCAGGAGTTGTTTGTTGAGGTGGGGTTGGATGCTGATCTGATCGGTGAGGCGGCGGGTTTTGGGGTGCATCCGGCGTTGTTGAACGCGGCGTGGCATGTGGCCCCGGATTTGTGGGGTGACCAGTCGGCGTCGGGTGGGTTGCCGGTGTCGTTTGCTTGGGGTGGGGTGTCGCTACATGCTCGGGGTGTTTCGGCGTTGCGGGTGGCGATCGGTTCGGTTGAGGGCGGGGGGTTGTGGTTACGGGCGGTGGATGAGTTTGGGGCGCCGGTGGTGTCGGTGGAGTCGTTGCAGTTTCGGCGGGTGGATGCTGTGGCGTTGGGTCGGGTGGGGGCGCGGCGGCTGGATTGGCTGCATGAGGTGGACTGGGTGGCAGTACAAAGCCCGCCTGAGGGGGTGGTGCCGGGGGTGGCGGTCCTTGATCGCGGCGGGCCGATGGAGTTAGCGGGGGAGGGTGTGCGGTGTTATCCGGATTTGGGGGCGTTGATCGCCGTGGTTGGTGCGGGGGGCAGCGCACCGGAGGTGGTGTTGACCGCGGTGCCGATCGCCGCTGCTGGTGTTGGTGAGGTTCGTGGGGGGTTGTATGACACCTTGGAGCTGATCCAGGCGTGGCTGGGTGAGCCGATTTTGGTGGGTTCGCGGTTGGTGGTGGTGACTCAGGCGGCGGTGGCGGCTGTTGAGGGTGAGGCGCCTGATCTGGCGGGTGCGCTGGTGGATGGGTTGTTGCGCAGCGCGGCGTCAGAGCATCCGGGCCGGTTTATGTTGCTCGATCTTGATGGCAGTGCGGCGTCGTGGGCGGCGGTGCCGGCGGCGGTGGCCCAGCGTGGTGAGCCGCGGTTGGCGGTGCGCGACGGTGTGGTGTTGGCGCCTCGGCTGGTGCAGGTGAGCGAGCAAGTCGGGGATCCGGTGGCGGGGTCGGTGTTTGATCCGGCGGCGGCGGTGTTGATCACCGGGGGGACTGGGGTGTTGGGGATGGCGCTGGCCCGGCATGTGGCGGCCCGGTATGGGGTGGGGCATGTGGTGTTGGTGAGTCGGGGTGGTGCGGCGGCGGCCGGGGTTGAGCAGTTGGTTGCGGAGTTGGGCGAGTTGGGGTGTGGGGTGCAGGTGGTGGCCTGCGATGTGGGCGATCGTGAGCAGTTGGCGGGGTTGGTGGACAGCGTTTGTGGTGAGCATCGGCTGGGCGCGGTCATTCATGTTGCTGGGGTGTTGGCGGATGGGGTGATTGAGTCGCTGGATCGTGCGCGGGTGGAGCAGGTGTTGGCGCCCAAGGTCGATGGTGCGTGGCATTTGCATGAGTTGACCCGGGAGATGGGGTTGTCGGCGTTTGTGTTGTTTTCTTCGGCTGCTGCGGTGTTGGGCAGCGCGGGGCAGGCCAATTATGTGGCGGGCAACGCGTTTTTGGATGCGTTGGCGTGCTACCGGCGCGGGCAGGGGTTGGCGGGGGTGTCGTTGGGGTGGGGGTTGTGGGAGCAGCCCAGCCTCGCGCCATGGATCCGGCGCGGATGCAGCGGATGGGGTTGGCGGGGATGTCGACCGAGCAGGGTTTGGAGTTGTTTGATCTGGCGTGTGCGCGCGGTGAGCCGGTGTTGGTGCCGGCGCGTCTGGATGTGGCCGCGTTGCGTCGCCAAGCGCGGTTGGGGTTGTTGCCGGCGGTGTTGA